AAACCTCCAAAAACTATCCGCTCCAAGCATGTCTCAACGGACTTTGGTTCGATGcgtaaaattaaacatatatTTAAATACGTACTGCTAAAAAAGAGCTACTTGCGTTTATCCACGCGTTCGAGATTACCCCGAAGCTTGTAACGTGTAACGACAGAGCCAAAGTGTTGGCAAGAAAAACATCACCCAAGCTTGCACACAAGCTCCAAAGCTTCCATAAAGACATTATGTGGCAATGGCCCTTCACTTCTCTAAATTTCCTTTCCCGCATGGAAAGTCTGATGCCACTCCACTTGTAGCCTTTCTGTCGTGTTTGCGTAGCCGCTATACTtcaggtttttcttttaaagcCACGACGGTGTCATGAACCTCACCGGTATGATGTACAACAAAAAGTACCACTCACCCGCTCGGTATGTATTCGCCAAAGAAACGTAGACCTATCTACCCATGGGAATGAGTCACACAGTGATGCATCAATGGTACTGTGGATAGGTTGTGTGAATGTGTATCTTCCCGCAATGGGAACACATTTGAAAGGATACGGCCTGGCGCTTCATTGCGGCGAAGAGCTTATGAGACCTTTCCGGCTACAAAACATCCCACACCCAGTGTGACCCACCGGataaaccgtttttttttttatttcaatgtgGGCTCACCAGAATTCCTCGGGAAACTGCACAATGTGTGTTGTGGAATGTGGTACTATGTGGGCGGTACGATGCGGAAGATTTTGATTCGCATGTTGGTTGAGGTGCGAAGCGAAACGCAAAGGCAGTCGATATTGTACCTGGTACGCTCGTGCTGATGCTAAATCCATGTATTTTCACATCGAGCCTGGTTGGTACCAGTAGCGAAGTGCCCGTTGTGGCAACATCGGAAGTTGACTTCACTCGAAAATTCTTCCATGAATTTGCATGCATGCGTTTCGCACAGCATCCGCAAACCGTACCGTGGCGCAACATGGCACATTCCCAGCGTGTACGCCTGAATTTGACCATACGGTCTACGAAGGCTACGAACTATCCGCTATGCAGTTCTATATTTTGTGGAATTTGATGAATTCGTAGCGGTTTTGGAACTTGCAGAAGATCTATGGACAACACGTACTAGGCGTTGATGAACGGAACATTTCATGCCACATACGAACAGTTTTGCATTCGTAAAAGGAAACGAACGTGGATAGCTAATTAACCGATTAACATACATTTTAACACCAGCGCGTAGTAATAAGTAAACTATTTTGTAAggattttcaaacaaaagccGGTTGAACAATGCAATCATAGTTGACATTATTATCATTGTTGGCAGTTTGTCTATTTCATGATCTTGCTCGATGAAAACTCGTAACCCTCAATTAACGATGGAGACGCTTGGTCGTTGGTAGAATGAAAACATTGTTAAATCTGTTACAGTCGTTATATCAATATTttagataaaaatgaaacaaaaatcctaTAACTATTTAATAtaagaaaaactaaaacttatattaattatttttataagtacTGTTTTTAGTAACCTCACCCAAACctcgtttctcttttttatcaACCATTTAACCAATCGCAGGGTTCTTTTGTCATCTTACTCATCACTGGAACAGGACGGCAAACAAACTGGATCGGTATGCCAGTCGACACATAAGACGGCCAGAATTATTTGTCTTTTTATTTCAACGCCATCGTGAGCAACCATAAAATGACTGCAAAGAAGGATAAGGACTACAAGAATCATAAACACGGCAGTGGTAAGTTAGTTCATCTGCACCGTGCAAAgattgtttggaaaaaagaacatcaGTAATTAATGACTCTACTCTTGTCCTTTATAACGGCCACTGGCAGAGTTAAGCGCAACAGCAATATCATCCAAGCTAGACAGTCACCTATCAAGTCAAACGGGCACTACCGCACCAGGTCTGATAACGGCGCAAGATCCTTTGAAACGCACCAACAAGCCCCTCATGGAGAAGCGACGTCGGGCACGTATTAACCAGAGTTTGGCCATCCTGAAGGCCCTGATTCTCGAGTCAACCGTTAAAAACAAGGGTGATGGACAAACTAAGCACTCGAAACTAGAAAAGGCGGATATCTTGGAGTTGACCGTGCGTCACTTCCAGCGCCATCGCAATCTGGACAGTCCGGGCATTGATAAGTATCGAGCGGGTTATACTGATTGCGCCCGCGAGGTCGCCCGATATCTGGCGACACCGGAACCTCCACCTCTACCAAGCGTACCGACACTTACCGATGCTGGTTCCAAGGCGCGTTTGTTGCGCCATCTCGATAATTGCATCGCGGAGATCGATACAGAAATATGTCCAAAGGTGACTACACCTAATGGGATACCCGTTACTTCCCCCGGCGGATGTAGTGGTGGTGGACAGGAAGGCAAGATGCTAGTAGATGGGACTGGCACTGGTACCACCATCTACGATGGGATAAAGAAAACCAAAGACTTAATGGTAGATTATGGAGCAACCGCAGTCATTTCACAGGATTCAAATCCACTTGATTTCAGCAAAACTAATCGAGAAATTGGACGTTCACCCTACTCATACCGTGGATCTCCAACCGACCTAGCTATTTTGGCACCAAAATCAACCTCATTGGTAAGTTTcataaaaaatagattttttataTAGATAGATATAGATAGATAGAgaatattgattaaaaaaaaaacaattgcttgTGACAACTTCGTCACTATCTTCTAACCTTTCTAACGCACAGTTGCACCAGGACGAAAACAACAATCGAGGCACAAGTGGTGGCACCCTTGGCATACACAATACCAAATCCACCAACCACCATCATCCACAGACGGCGGTCTCAGTGACAAATCTGGAGGATATAATCCACGGCAGTGAAATTGCAACCACCTCAGCGGCCAGCAGTCATTCAGTCACACTCAATAAAATGATGCTCGGTCACcatcagcaccagcagcacgcGAAGCTCTCGATCGACATGGTTAATCTTAAAAATTGTCGATTAGATCCGGGAGCTATTAAACATGAACCGGGCTCATCTGCAGCACTGTTGGCAAATGGTTATTCCACCACATCTTCTGCTGTTTCTTCGCCGACTCCTTCATCGGCCGGAGGAAACCTCGAATCTGATAAGGATGTCTCTAATGTAAGCTCATCTTTTGATGTTGATTAGTGAGGTCTATCTATTTTAGTGTGAAATTCCCATTCCCTATTCCCAGCACTCCGAGCACGGTGTCGGTGTACCACAAGCGACAGGTTATCCTTCGCAGAGTCAGGTGGCATTGCTACTTCCGGATCACTATATTCACCTAGCGACAGCTCTCGGACTTGGTAGCACACCACCAATGTTGGACCACCCGggagcagcagctgctgcagctgccgcAGCCGCCGCTGCTGCCTCCCTATCCAGCACCGATTTCGAAACACTGATCGAACAGAACCGTCGGCAGGCGGCTGTGCTTGCACACGACAAAATGACCGCCGAGATGCTCGGCAGTTTGCACGCACTTCCGGAAAATGTTGACGAAAATTATTGGGAGTTGTACAAGAAATCGCTCGGCATACCGGACTCGATCAGCAAACTAAGCCTCACCGATGTTCGAGCATTAATGGCGAAAGCAATGCCTCCGAAGGTTGATTGTGGACCAACGGTTGGCACAACAGCACCCGTTACGAAAATGGAAATCGATGATCAAGTGCCCCATCCTGTGCATCATTCTGATTCGGTAAAAACCGAACCACCGACTACAGTATCACCGGGACTAATAGAGCCGGAAGTTGATGGACGTGCCAGTGCTAATGGAAGTCGAAGTCCGCAtgtaaagaaagaaatatcAGAAGGTGATATCGCTATGGTTGCGGTCAGACCGGCGGCATCCCATACCCCTTATTTAGAGGAACGCGATCGTCGTAGTTTGAGTCCTCGGTCGGTAGAAGATCGAAGATCACCGACCAGCAGCAACGCCAGTGGGAGTAGCGATCGGTGTAACAGTAACAGTGGCGCAGTGGACAGCTTGCACGCTCCGACTTGGCGCCCTTGGTAAGGATAAAGGGGGGTGTACATATTTATTATGAATGTGCAATAATACTCTTAATTTGATATGATCCGATCTCATGACGAGGTTCCATTCCGCAGTAGATTTGCATAGCTTGGTGGTAGTGGTTGATTTGTCATGTCATCGAACAGACTTTGCTGGAATTTTCAATAGGGGTACGAATGTAAGCATATCTAGGCTTGTTCGATTACATTAAGAATTGTGTTTATTGTTCAAAATTTTCCGGCTTACCGGTAGCACAGACAAATATCGAATGAAACCAAAGCTATAGGGAAACGTAAACTATCTTAGCGACACGAGGTGGCTTTATATGTGAAAATATGCTCGTagacttttctttttcgtagctaagtgaaacaaaacaaaccacaaatcgGTACATATGCATAGCTCTCTGATGCGCGTTAGTCGCTTACTATCATTGTTTAGGGTATTATTGAATATGGAATCTGCATGTTCTACGTGAATTAGTTTTTTTGGCTGTAATTACCAACCAACGGGTGATGTAAACACTATAAGATAAACTACGCATGCACAAAGATAGCACGTGTGCAGTAAAATTCGTGGTAGTTCCTAGGGGAAAACGATCATGAAGGCAACCCAACATGACCGAAtaaatggtgaaaattaaaataagttttgctggggtttgaatttattaaatttttcccCTTTAGATATCAAAAACCAACTAGGAACGTTTGTAATGTTTTgagaataaattatgcttaGAACTAATATCACACTATAAGCTTTGATTGATTAATGCAGGAAGTGTTCTCGCAACCATCGGCAACAACTCTATTTTTGACTCTGGAACTCATGCACTGAACTGCAACTATTCCAATTTACTGGAAACATCATATCTACCACCGAATCCGTCTCCAACATATCAGACGATGTCGCACTAGCTGAATATGCCACCGGTATTAAATTTAGATCacgttcatttgcattttgtgtatgtgattCAATGACAACATCAGGTTCCgtgtgttttggtgattttatgcAAATCGTTCGTGGGTACGAAGCCTGTAATTTTGTGATATCAAAATTTTGCCCACAACTGTTacgtttttggtgtgttttaagATCATTTTtctgaaatttaaatgaaaaacgtatCTTTTCTTAAATCATGTCCCTTTGTACTGAGAAAGCGCGCGAAATAAAGGTACCTGTGAATATGCTCGACCACAAGGACATTTGTACGGTTTTTCCCCAGTATGCGTACGGATATGAATACGTAACTTATCCAACCGCGAAAATCCACGCCCACAAGTAGTACAGATGAAAGGTTTTTCACCTAAattgattataaaaaaaaacttgtgcAATTCCACATCATCAGATGTCAATTTAAAACTTAACTTACCCGTATGCTTACGCATATGCATAACAAGATCCGATCGTCGGGGAAATCCTTTTCCACAAACCGAACACTCACAAACGCTTTGCCCGTTATGGCGTCGCAAATGTACTCCCAAATTGCTGGAAGAGCCACAGTTATGGCCACATATGTTGCAAAGATACACCCTTCGCTGTGCAATTCCACTACAAGTTGTGGGTACGATATTTTGCATTCCATTACTATCTTTTCGCGTATGCATTTTACGATGATTAGTATAATTCGATTTAGTTTTTAGCTTTTTACCACACAGCTCACATTCGTACATCTGTTGCAAGTAAAAAGGATTGAATTATATCTTTTAAACAAGATCCACTTTagattttttaactttttaccTCTGATATATTAGTTTTTGTCCGATATGATGTATCCTCTATATTATGATCATGGGAGTACATAGAATCCATTTGCGATTGTTTCTGGGGCAAATTGTTCGATTCAGTGTCAGTAGTAAGTTGATCAGATTGCATCCTTTTTTCCTGAGAAGTCTCCTAGAGTGTAACAATGTGTAATAATAATGAGCATATTAAGCATGACAAAAAATTACAGACATGCAATTTTACATGGCTGTGACATACCGCAATTTTATCGCTCACTATATTCCGCTTATGCAATCGACTATGGGAGGACAGATATTTCAACGCTGTAAACCGTTTGCCGCATTCCTTGCAAACGTAATAACGTTCATTTGCATGTATTCGAAGGTGGTCGATGAAGATGGCTTTGTTGTGGATGCGCTTGTCACACTGAGGACATTGCCACATTTTTTGTGGATGAAAGTTTAAATGGTACTTCAGCAGCTGGTATGAGGAATACGCTTTAGGGCAGTAGAAACACTGCCGTATTTTGGGCAATCCGCCATCATCAGCATGATCGCTTTTCATGTGGAAGGACAACATTTGTTTACCCCCGGCAAAATATTCGCCGCATTTCTTGCAACTAGTGCATCCAACTTTTTCGTGGATaggagatttaaaaaaaatatattttacagaTTCAGTTGAGCTTTGGCAATCATTCCGATTATTTTGGTCATCCACTTTGATGGGTTCTTCATCATCCTCATGTTCCGTATCCGTACGATTTGAAATTATGTCCTCTTGTTCGTAACTATTACAACCATTGTCTTTTCCTGGCGTTTCACATTTTATAAATTCCACGTGCAATTGTTCATCTTTCGAAAGACACGTTTCTTCGAACACGAGAAGCTTGTGTTCTGATTTCTGGAACGATGAGAGACATTTCTCTCGGAACTCTTTTATGTGCTTCATAATACCAATGCACGGATTACAAGCAACCTTAGAAAAAGGATCATTTTCAGATACCTAAAAAGCAAGACAAACGAGTGTATGCAAGTGAAtattaccaaaacaaaaaatacagtaaaaatgtaaacagcATTCTCACCTCTAAATTCGTGATCATTTTCACAATAGCTGGAATATCAATGGCTTCGTGATCGAAAATACTTTGTAATCCATCACTATTTGAAAGACAAAACCGACAAACCGTTCCTGTAGCATTACAATTCaagttttgctccattttaaGTAATCCGCTAGCGCCAAATCGGAACCAAACTATGCGAAAGCACGGGAATGTTATGTTTACCTTATGTTTTGCCGTTGGTTTGTTGAAGTTGCATCGCAGTTGTCAAACATTACCCAAATGCATACAATGTTTATGACCCACAGATCGATTACTTCACAATttgtcataaattaaaaaatatgttttgtgaataataatttctaattttacaaaaatcgGGCTTGCCCGTTcatgttgaataaatttatttattttcatttatcataGCCctatcataaataaaacagatcacattaattttgttatttagcGTGTCTCCGCTCTTTCCGGTGCTCGGTTTGGTAAAGATTCCCGCTAACTGCATCTGTCAGAGCGGAAAGAAAATTTCCCACTTTCCCTGTCAAACTTTTGTCGTGTTGTAAACAAAACGCTCTAATTACTCTGCGTACGTACGTGGGAGGAAAGtgctgtgttttatttgcaatttCTCTACATTATCCCGTCCTGAAACGCACCTTTCGACGAGGTGTGGCCTGCCCGCAACAATTAACTTGATAGCTGGCTACATCCGGGTGATCGTTAGCAGGGATGGAAAACGATAAAATGGAAATCTACGAATCATTGGTACGCTGGTTAAGCGTATTGAATCTGTCTGCACCACACCAAACGGTGCAGGAACTTTCGGATGGTGCAGCACTCGCCCAAGCGCTTAATCAAATCGCATCGGAAGTGTTTACCGATAGTTGGCTCTCTAAGATAAAGTCAGATGTCGGTGCGAACTGGCGGTTAAAGGTGAGCAATCTGCGAAAAATTATCGAAGGTATCTACGTGTACTACCAGGACGAGTTGAGCTTGAACCTATCGGAAGAGCTACGTCCGGATGCGCTTAAAATTGCAGAGAAATGTGACCCGCACGAGCTCGGCAGATTACTGCAGCTCATACTGGGATGTGCGGTGAATTGCCTCGAGAAACAAAAGTACATCACGCAAATCATGGAACTGGAGGAATCGTTACAGCGAAACATCATGGCGGCATTGCAGGACATTGAGTACATTTGGCAAGGAGCCTCTCCTTCTCGTAACTCCATCAATACGACAGCGAGTCTGGATGTTAAAACGCTACAGGAAGATCGAGACACACTGGCACAGAAGTGTCAcgagacaaacaaaaagatgCTGGGGCTAATCGAAGAGAAGGCAGCATTGCAACAGGAAATCAGCAAACTGCAAGCTATTGTGGGGCGGTACGAAAATCCAAATCTGATCGGCGACGACGGAACGTCTCTCGGGCCGATTCAGTTAGGTTCATCTCGGTACAACGATCTCCGCAAGTTGGTAGACAGTTTGAAGGATGAGCTACTGCAGGCCGAAACGGCGCGAGACGACCTGAAGATGAAATCGATGATTCAGGAGAAGGAGATCACAGAGCTGCAGGCGCGAATCGATGAACTGCACGCGGCAACAACCGAAATTGCACAGCTTAAGGATGAGATCGATATCCTGAAGGAGGCAAACGAAAAGCTGAAAATTTGTGAAACACAACTGCAAACGTATAAGAAAAAATTGGAAGACTACAACGATTTGCGAAAACAAATCAAGCTACAGGAGGAACGTAGTGCCGACTACCTAAAACAGAACCTCGAGTATGAAGAAGAAGCCAAAAAGTACGCCGGTTTGAAGGGACAGGTCGAGctgtacaagaaaaaaatacaggaTCTGCACGGAATGCTTGACGAGGAGATGGGCAAGACAGTGCGAGCCGAGTTCGAGTATAACCAGCTGCAGGGTCAGCTGGCGGCAGTGCAACGGGAAAAGGAGAACTTTCTGAGAGAGCGCGACACGTTGCGAGAGGCGTTAGATGAGCTAAAATGTGGCCAAGCCATCGGCGCGGATGGCGTTGGTTCCGGTGGTCACGGGACGGGTGGAAACACTATGTCGAAGGAGTTACATTCGAACGATCTGTACGAGCGTATCGAGCGATTAGAGCGTGAAAACAAAGCTCTACGGGAGGGACAGGGTGGTCAAACGGCACTTTCGGTAAGTGAAGGTGTGTCCTTGACTGCCAGTTCGATGTTTCatgcttgattttttttccagcaaTTGCTAGACGATGCAAATCAACGCAACGAAAAGCTTCGTGACCAGCTAAAGTCAGCTAACCAGAAAATTCTTCTACTCAGTCAGCATCACACCGATGACGGAAGTAGCAAGAGGTAAGATACACTTAATTGACAGTAATGGACAGTTTTTAAAGCAGTGATCTCTGACCACACTGATATACTCCTTCTAAACAGCGAACTGGAGATGCAGATGAAACAAACGCTGGAACTAGGAGAGCAAAACACGTCGCAACAACAAATGGATGAGGCGCAGTTGCAGCTTAgcaatttacaaacaaaaattgcaaatctAGAAGCAGCCCTGGTTGTAAAGGATCAGGAACTGCAGGCGGCCGATGTGCGCTACAAgaaatgtgtggaaaaagCGAAGGAAGTCATTAAAACGCTCGATGCTCATGCAATCAGTGGTGAGTAAGGATGGGCAGTAGTGAGCAGCGATGATGCACAAGCAGGTCCAACTGCTCTTCCTATCTCAATGTTTTACCATTTCAGAAGCACTATTGATGGATAAGGTCGATTCGCCCGTTGGAACTGGAGTGGATAGTACGCTAACGGCAGGGAATGGGAATACTTCCCGTCCGCCGATGGGTCAGCAGGAAGAGCAATTAATTGCAACCGCGTTCTATCGGCTTGGAATGGTTTGCCATCGGGAAGCGGTTGATGCACGTTTGCTAAGTGGCCCAGGGCAAAGCTTTCTGGCACGACAACGTCAACCGGCGGCACGAAAACCGCTGAATGCAAATTATGGCAAAAAATGATCACACATCAtcgtcttcatcatcatcaattcAGAGCCGTCGAGATAGTTCACTTGGCCTGTGCGCCTGCCGAAAGGTGCCTTATCTTTAGCAAAATAACGTGATCTTGAACATGATAGACGCGTGTATTTCTCTCGCTACCGATTGCTTTCAAGCAAGAACATTCTGGTCAGAGTTTGCACTTTTCTATCTTTATTTTGCCATCCTGCTGTGTAGGAAGCTCTGTTATTTCTGTGACCACTAACACAAGGACTTTATTTTCGGCGACAGTAGTGGAGAcattcaaatgttttatttttatgtgtgaACCTTTTATGTGTACTATTTATATTACACAATTGATTTGTGTTTCTGTTGCTTTAACCCCCCTTAAGGACCGATTGTGTGTGTCGCGTATTCCAAATATAACACAAATATATACACGTTTCACAAACAATTTCGAGGCTTAGTTAAACAATATATGAGATAAAAATTACCGTGCCTCTCGGTGTGGGTTCTATGATTCATCTTGCTTATCATCTGCCGGTACACCATCAATCGATAGGAAACCGTTCCGATTGGATTTTAATCCCGTGTCTAGCACTCGATGTGCCCATCGTATGTTCTCCTGTACCTGCTCGATTTTATCCGCCGATGTCCACGTTTGATCATACTCCAGTTTATAACTACCCTGATACAAATGTTCGCATCCGTTTGGTCCCCAGTCGTTCGGTGACAGCATGCTGAAGTAAGTTTGACCAGATGGCCGTTTATACAGGTGGTAGATGTGACCGGGAATCTTACGAAAATTACAAGCGGCATGGTGCAATTCCTGAgctgcttgtgtttcttccaGGATTTTCTTCGCTTGCTGCTGCAGAAAGCGAATCTGTTCCGCAATCATAACCAACTTTGCGCACGCATTATTCGTTACCGCTACGTCGGCCGATTTTAT
This Anopheles marshallii chromosome 3, idAnoMarsDA_429_01, whole genome shotgun sequence DNA region includes the following protein-coding sequences:
- the LOC128713939 gene encoding protein hook, translating into MENDKMEIYESLVRWLSVLNLSAPHQTVQELSDGAALAQALNQIASEVFTDSWLSKIKSDVGANWRLKVSNLRKIIEGIYVYYQDELSLNLSEELRPDALKIAEKCDPHELGRLLQLILGCAVNCLEKQKYITQIMELEESLQRNIMAALQDIEYIWQGASPSRNSINTTASLDVKTLQEDRDTLAQKCHETNKKMLGLIEEKAALQQEISKLQAIVGRYENPNLIGDDGTSLGPIQLGSSRYNDLRKLVDSLKDELLQAETARDDLKMKSMIQEKEITELQARIDELHAATTEIAQLKDEIDILKEANEKLKICETQLQTYKKKLEDYNDLRKQIKLQEERSADYLKQNLEYEEEAKKYAGLKGQVELYKKKIQDLHGMLDEEMGKTVRAEFEYNQLQGQLAAVQREKENFLRERDTLREALDELKCGQAIGADGVGSGGHGTGGNTMSKELHSNDLYERIERLERENKALREGQGGQTALSQLLDDANQRNEKLRDQLKSANQKILLLSQHHTDDGSSKSELEMQMKQTLELGEQNTSQQQMDEAQLQLSNLQTKIANLEAALVVKDQELQAADVRYKKCVEKAKEVIKTLDAHAISEALLMDKVDSPVGTGVDSTLTAGNGNTSRPPMGQQEEQLIATAFYRLGMVCHREAVDARLLSGPGQSFLARQRQPAARKPLNANYGKK
- the LOC128716076 gene encoding zinc finger protein 260-like; translation: MEQNLNCNATGTVCRFCLSNSDGLQSIFDHEAIDIPAIVKMITNLEVSENDPFSKVACNPCIGIMKHIKEFREKCLSSFQKSEHKLLVFEETCLSKDEQLHVEFIKCETPGKDNGCNSYEQEDIISNRTDTEHEDDEEPIKVDDQNNRNDCQSSTESVKYIFFKSPIHEKVGCTSCKKCGEYFAGGKQMLSFHMKSDHADDGGLPKIRQCFYCPKAYSSYQLLKYHLNFHPQKMWQCPQCDKRIHNKAIFIDHLRIHANERYYVCKECGKRFTALKYLSSHSRLHKRNIVSDKIAETSQEKRMQSDQLTTDTESNNLPQKQSQMDSMYSHDHNIEDTSYRTKTNISEMYECELCGKKLKTKSNYTNHRKMHTRKDSNGMQNIVPTTCSGIAQRRVYLCNICGHNCGSSSNLGVHLRRHNGQSVCECSVCGKGFPRRSDLVMHMRKHTGEKPFICTTCGRGFSRLDKLRIHIRTHTGEKPYKCPCGRAYSQKNDLKTHQKRNSCGQNFDITKLQASYPRTICIKSPKHTEPDVVIESHTQNANERDLNLIPVAYSASATSSDMLETDSVVDMMFPVNWNSCSSVHEFQSQK
- the LOC128712849 gene encoding uncharacterized protein LOC128712849, translating into MTAKKDKDYKNHKHGSELSATAISSKLDSHLSSQTGTTAPGLITAQDPLKRTNKPLMEKRRRARINQSLAILKALILESTVKNKGDGQTKHSKLEKADILELTVRHFQRHRNLDSPGIDKYRAGYTDCAREVARYLATPEPPPLPSVPTLTDAGSKARLLRHLDNCIAEIDTEICPKVTTPNGIPVTSPGGCSGGGQEGKMLVDGTGTGTTIYDGIKKTKDLMVDYGATAVISQDSNPLDFSKTNREIGRSPYSYRGSPTDLAILAPKSTSLLHQDENNNRGTSGGTLGIHNTKSTNHHHPQTAVSVTNLEDIIHGSEIATTSAASSHSVTLNKMMLGHHQHQQHAKLSIDMVNLKNCRLDPGAIKHEPGSSAALLANGYSTTSSAVSSPTPSSAGGNLESDKDVSNHSEHGVGVPQATGYPSQSQVALLLPDHYIHLATALGLGSTPPMLDHPGAAAAAAAAAAAAASLSSTDFETLIEQNRRQAAVLAHDKMTAEMLGSLHALPENVDENYWELYKKSLGIPDSISKLSLTDVRALMAKAMPPKVDCGPTVGTTAPVTKMEIDDQVPHPVHHSDSVKTEPPTTVSPGLIEPEVDGRASANGSRSPHVKKEISEGDIAMVAVRPAASHTPYLEERDRRSLSPRSVEDRRSPTSSNASGSSDRCNSNSGAVDSLHAPTWRPW
- the LOC128714640 gene encoding uncharacterized protein C1orf50 homolog, with amino-acid sequence MDLETAAKEYQDAISKVQLVERNPAPNGTEIVSMYRTGVREANDIVTLAKEIKSADVAVTNNACAKLVMIAEQIRFLQQQAKKILEETQAAQELHHAACNFRKIPGHIYHLYKRPSGQTYFSMLSPNDWGPNGCEHLYQGSYKLEYDQTWTSADKIEQVQENIRWAHRVLDTGLKSNRNGFLSIDGVPADDKQDES